A region from the Verrucomicrobiia bacterium genome encodes:
- a CDS encoding bifunctional oligoribonuclease/PAP phosphatase NrnA, whose translation MKRKDGLKPLAAALKKYDRFLLSCHVIPEGDAIGSMLAMQTLLQKLGKKTMLVCQDSFPERLSCLSNKGWQEVRHLKSRPEFEAMVLTDCPTLPRIGSVKSVLRPSTVIFNIDHHISNSNFGHFNYIRPDAAATAEVVYDIYEELKVPINKETAKNLYVGLATDTGSFKYSNTTARSHEVAARLIATGINIEKINDDLHGTYSLSTMKLYSRLLGRVRTAGGGSIGWVGMKREDLKESGATHEDAEGFIDFLRYIKPVKVAFFMSELGSGKNDKAIRVSFRAKGPYDVNKVATHFNGGGHKKAAGCTIHAPMKEAERRIVETLRKEFHFS comes from the coding sequence GTGAAGCGTAAAGACGGATTGAAACCTCTCGCCGCCGCGTTGAAGAAATACGACCGGTTCCTTCTTTCCTGCCACGTGATTCCCGAAGGCGACGCGATCGGAAGCATGCTGGCCATGCAGACGCTGCTCCAGAAGCTCGGCAAAAAAACCATGCTGGTCTGCCAGGACTCTTTCCCGGAACGCCTGTCCTGCCTTTCGAATAAAGGCTGGCAGGAAGTGCGGCACCTGAAAAGCCGCCCCGAATTCGAAGCCATGGTCCTGACCGACTGTCCCACGCTTCCGAGAATCGGCAGTGTGAAGTCGGTTCTGCGGCCGTCCACGGTGATTTTCAACATCGACCATCACATCAGCAATTCCAACTTCGGCCATTTTAACTACATCCGTCCGGACGCCGCGGCCACCGCGGAAGTGGTCTATGATATCTATGAAGAGCTGAAGGTCCCGATCAACAAAGAGACCGCGAAGAATTTGTACGTGGGTCTTGCGACTGACACCGGTTCCTTCAAATACAGCAACACGACCGCGCGTTCACACGAAGTCGCGGCGCGGCTCATCGCGACCGGCATCAACATCGAGAAGATCAACGACGACCTTCACGGCACGTATTCGCTGAGCACGATGAAGCTCTACAGCCGGCTTCTCGGGCGCGTGCGCACGGCCGGCGGCGGCAGCATCGGCTGGGTCGGAATGAAGCGCGAAGACCTGAAAGAATCCGGTGCCACGCATGAAGACGCGGAAGGCTTCATCGATTTTCTCCGTTACATTAAGCCCGTGAAAGTCGCGTTTTTCATGAGCGAGCTCGGCAGCGGGAAAAACGACAAGGCCATCCGGGTTTCGTTCCGGGCCAAAGGGCCGTACGACGTCAACAAAGTCGCGACGCATTTCAACGGCGGCGGACACAAGAAGGCCGCGGGCTGTACGATCCACGCGCCCATGAAAGAGGCGGAGCGCCGCATCGTCGAAACCCTGCGAAAGGAATTCCACTTCTCATGA
- the nusA gene encoding transcription termination factor NusA codes for MNQDLLTSLEYIEKEKGVSREVLLEALKQALLSACRKTYPHIEDVEIQIDPMTYKIRLMHQGRDIQDANFGRIAAQTAKQVIIQKIREAERDTIFEDYTQKMGDIVSGTVHQIEKKAIFVDFGKSEGILPAREQSPVDEFRQGNLIRAYVLEVKKTPKGPEIILSRAHEGLVRRLFELEVPEIHDGIVQIKGAAREAGSRTKIAVFSNDDKIDCVGSCVGVRGQRVKNIVRELGGEKIDIIRYSDEIESYIRNSMAPAEIAEIKLNRAEKSAEVLVEDDQLSLAIGKKGQNVRLASKLLGWNLDVRSVHQKIPLSSLEGIGEKTEEILKAAGIQSIKDILKITAEDLQKLPGIGEKTAEKIIIAAHRVILEKGDGPPAPSSRTVLPEVGEETPESESAESAEGAESPENAEAPKTEENPENPGKPEGTEKP; via the coding sequence GTGAATCAGGACCTTTTAACTTCATTAGAATATATCGAAAAAGAGAAGGGCGTCAGCCGCGAAGTCCTTCTCGAGGCGCTCAAGCAGGCGCTTCTTTCCGCGTGCCGCAAGACTTATCCCCACATCGAGGACGTCGAAATTCAGATCGATCCGATGACTTATAAGATCCGGCTCATGCATCAGGGCCGGGATATTCAGGACGCGAATTTCGGCCGTATTGCCGCGCAGACCGCCAAGCAGGTCATCATTCAGAAGATCCGCGAAGCCGAGCGCGACACCATTTTCGAAGATTACACGCAGAAGATGGGCGACATTGTTTCCGGCACCGTGCATCAGATCGAGAAGAAGGCCATTTTCGTGGACTTTGGAAAGTCGGAAGGCATTCTCCCCGCGCGCGAACAGTCGCCGGTCGACGAATTCCGCCAGGGCAACCTGATCCGCGCCTACGTGCTCGAAGTGAAGAAGACGCCGAAGGGCCCGGAGATCATTTTGTCGCGCGCGCATGAAGGACTTGTGCGCCGCCTGTTCGAGCTCGAAGTGCCGGAAATTCATGACGGCATCGTGCAGATCAAGGGCGCCGCGCGCGAAGCCGGCTCCAGGACCAAGATCGCCGTGTTCTCCAATGACGACAAAATCGACTGCGTGGGTTCCTGCGTCGGTGTCCGCGGCCAGCGCGTGAAGAACATCGTGCGCGAGCTCGGCGGCGAAAAGATCGACATCATCCGCTATAGCGATGAAATCGAGTCCTACATCCGTAATTCCATGGCGCCGGCCGAGATCGCCGAGATTAAACTGAACCGCGCCGAGAAGTCCGCCGAAGTGCTCGTCGAAGACGACCAGCTTTCGCTTGCGATCGGCAAGAAGGGCCAGAACGTGCGCCTTGCGTCGAAGCTGCTCGGCTGGAACCTCGATGTGCGCAGCGTGCACCAGAAGATCCCGCTTTCGTCGCTCGAAGGCATCGGCGAAAAGACCGAAGAAATCCTGAAGGCGGCCGGCATCCAGTCCATCAAGGACATTCTCAAGATCACGGCCGAAGATTTGCAGAAGCTCCCCGGCATCGGCGAAAAGACCGCCGAGAAAATCATCATCGCGGCGCACCGCGTCATCCTGGAAAAGGGCGATGGTCCTCCGGCGCCTTCTTCCCGCACCGTGCTTCCCGAAGTCGGTGAAGAAACTCCGGAAAGCGAAAGCGCCGAAAGCGCAGAGGGTGCGGAAAGTCCCGAAAACGCGGAAGCGCCCAAGACCGAAGAAAATCCTGAGAACCCCGGGAAACCCGAAGGCACGGAGAAGCCGTAA
- the truB gene encoding tRNA pseudouridine(55) synthase TruB, giving the protein MNFKQEALVNGIILVDKPRDWTSHDVCAFIRKRFHVKKVGHAGTLDPLATGLLVILLGKATKQSIVFTGCDKEYEGVMELGVQTDSHDRLGKVIKECEVGEISDQALLDKAKEFTGEIIQVPPMVSALKHKGVRLYKLARQGQEVPREGRPVMVHTFQIRKREGKFVPFLVQVSKGTYVRTLVNDFGQSLGCLGTLAELRRLRSGQFDVSKSTTIDELRNLTPQDFAAKVLPMSTLKTYAYSQ; this is encoded by the coding sequence ATGAACTTCAAGCAGGAAGCGCTCGTGAACGGCATTATTCTCGTCGACAAGCCGCGCGACTGGACCTCGCATGATGTGTGCGCCTTCATCCGCAAGAGATTCCACGTGAAGAAAGTCGGGCACGCGGGCACGCTCGATCCGCTTGCGACCGGGCTTCTTGTCATCCTGCTCGGCAAGGCCACCAAGCAGTCGATCGTGTTTACCGGCTGCGACAAGGAATATGAAGGCGTGATGGAACTGGGCGTTCAGACCGATTCGCACGACAGGCTCGGCAAGGTGATCAAGGAATGCGAAGTCGGCGAGATTTCCGACCAGGCGCTCCTCGACAAGGCCAAAGAATTTACCGGCGAGATTATCCAGGTGCCGCCCATGGTTTCCGCGCTCAAGCACAAGGGGGTGCGGCTCTATAAACTTGCGCGGCAGGGACAGGAAGTCCCGCGCGAGGGGCGGCCCGTCATGGTGCACACGTTCCAGATCCGCAAAAGGGAAGGGAAGTTCGTTCCTTTTCTCGTCCAGGTTTCCAAGGGCACGTACGTTCGCACGCTTGTCAACGATTTCGGCCAAAGCCTTGGCTGCCTGGGAACGCTGGCCGAATTGCGCCGCCTGCGCAGCGGGCAGTTCGACGTTTCCAAAAGCACGACGATCGACGAGCTTCGGAACCTGACGCCGCAGGATTTTGCCGCGAAAGTCCTGCCCATGAGCACGCTCAAGACGTATGCTTATTCTCAATGA
- the infB gene encoding translation initiation factor IF-2, with protein MRVHELAKELGMSSKDLMARIRELGGDVSSHMAVVDVNLLMLIQGKIGPAKGKKEEGEKAPAKSAKAKPKEAEPEAAPVDAAAEEEPEAEPAAPGAPAEKAAVKVRFPITVGNLAALLNIRIPQMIKALMEIGIFANVNQLLNDEIGMAVAEKVEIPIEPVKEEEEEVKKAAVEKPENLKPRPPVVTMMGHVDHGKTSLLDAIRKTKVAAGEHGAITQHIGAYNVSIPGKGFVTFLDTPGHEAFTAMRARGANVTDVVVLVVAADDGIMPQTVEAIDHAREAGCPIVVAINKCDLPAANPEKVLGELQKRDLVPEEWGGKTICVKVSAKTGKGLDQLLEMLLLETEVLELKANPSAPASGTVIEARLSKGSGPVATVIVQRGTLKIGDTVLCGTQIGRVRSLKTDQGKTVKDAGPSFAVQLSGLNGVPEAGEPFMVVEDEKKARQINERRLLEKRERESSASKHLSLETLYQRISEGNFRELKLIIKADVQGSVEALTQSLEKASNDQCRVRVIHGGVGGINESDVMLAAASDAIIIAFHVKTDPKADQLSKKEGVDIHYYHIIYEAVENIRLAMEGLLAPTLEEVIEGQIELRKLFKSSKVGNIGGGMVIKGKVARNNPVRVIRDHIVVFEGKIAALKRFKDDVRDVNEGFECGISLNGFDDIREGDIIESYRIEKTATKLR; from the coding sequence ATGCGCGTTCACGAACTCGCCAAAGAACTGGGAATGTCGAGCAAGGACCTGATGGCCCGCATCCGCGAGCTCGGCGGCGACGTCAGCAGCCACATGGCTGTCGTGGACGTGAATCTTCTCATGCTTATCCAGGGCAAGATCGGCCCTGCCAAAGGCAAAAAAGAAGAAGGCGAAAAGGCCCCGGCCAAGTCCGCGAAAGCCAAGCCGAAAGAAGCCGAGCCCGAAGCCGCGCCCGTTGACGCCGCGGCGGAAGAAGAGCCTGAAGCCGAACCGGCCGCGCCGGGCGCGCCCGCGGAAAAAGCCGCGGTGAAAGTCCGCTTTCCGATCACGGTGGGAAACCTGGCGGCGCTCTTGAACATCAGGATTCCGCAGATGATCAAGGCGCTCATGGAAATCGGCATCTTCGCCAACGTGAACCAGCTTTTGAACGACGAGATCGGCATGGCGGTGGCGGAAAAAGTCGAGATCCCCATCGAGCCCGTGAAAGAAGAAGAGGAAGAAGTCAAAAAGGCCGCGGTGGAAAAGCCGGAAAACCTCAAACCCCGCCCGCCGGTGGTGACCATGATGGGCCACGTCGACCACGGTAAAACAAGCTTGCTCGACGCCATCCGCAAGACGAAGGTCGCGGCGGGGGAGCACGGCGCCATCACGCAGCACATCGGCGCTTACAACGTTTCGATTCCTGGCAAAGGCTTTGTCACGTTTCTGGATACTCCGGGCCATGAAGCCTTCACGGCCATGCGCGCCCGCGGCGCGAATGTGACCGACGTGGTCGTGCTCGTCGTAGCGGCCGACGACGGCATCATGCCTCAGACCGTCGAAGCCATTGACCATGCGCGCGAAGCCGGATGCCCAATCGTCGTCGCGATCAACAAATGCGACCTTCCCGCGGCGAACCCGGAAAAAGTTTTGGGCGAATTGCAGAAGCGTGACCTCGTTCCCGAAGAATGGGGCGGCAAAACCATTTGCGTGAAAGTCTCCGCGAAAACCGGCAAAGGCCTCGACCAGCTTCTCGAAATGCTGCTTCTCGAAACCGAAGTGCTGGAACTCAAGGCCAATCCCAGCGCGCCCGCGTCGGGCACCGTGATCGAAGCGCGTCTTTCCAAAGGCTCCGGCCCGGTAGCAACCGTGATCGTGCAGCGCGGCACGCTGAAAATCGGTGATACCGTGCTCTGCGGCACGCAGATCGGCCGCGTGCGTTCGCTGAAAACCGACCAGGGCAAGACCGTGAAAGACGCGGGCCCGTCGTTTGCCGTGCAGCTCAGCGGTTTGAACGGCGTTCCGGAAGCCGGTGAACCTTTCATGGTCGTCGAAGACGAAAAGAAGGCACGCCAGATCAACGAACGCCGCCTGCTCGAAAAGCGCGAGCGCGAAAGCAGCGCCTCCAAGCACCTTTCGCTCGAGACCCTTTACCAGAGAATTTCCGAAGGCAATTTCCGCGAGCTGAAACTCATCATCAAGGCCGACGTGCAGGGCTCGGTGGAAGCGCTCACGCAGTCGTTGGAGAAAGCCAGCAACGACCAGTGCCGTGTGCGCGTCATTCACGGCGGCGTCGGCGGCATCAACGAATCCGACGTCATGCTGGCCGCGGCGTCCGACGCCATCATCATCGCCTTTCACGTGAAGACCGATCCCAAGGCCGATCAGCTCAGCAAAAAAGAAGGCGTGGACATCCATTATTACCACATCATTTACGAAGCCGTGGAGAACATCAGGCTGGCCATGGAAGGACTCCTCGCGCCGACGCTGGAAGAAGTGATCGAAGGCCAAATTGAGCTGCGCAAGCTCTTCAAGTCCTCGAAGGTCGGCAACATCGGCGGCGGCATGGTCATCAAAGGAAAAGTGGCGAGAAACAATCCCGTGCGGGTGATCCGGGACCACATCGTTGTTTTCGAAGGGAAGATCGCGGCATTGAAGCGTTTCAAGGACGACGTCCGGGACGTGAACGAAGGCTTTGAGTGCGGTATTTCGCTGAACGGGTTCGACGACATCCGTGAAGGCGACATCATAGAATCCTACCGTATTGAGAAGACGGCCACGAAGCTCCGGTAG
- the ribF gene encoding riboflavin biosynthesis protein RibF: MLILNDIAAFVPDPRKPLILAIGNFDGLHLGHQKLLDRVIKSARRQNGRAAVFTFREHPQHVLHPSSKPPLLTSPEHKIFLLSEAGVDICFLLDFTPALSRMEPEAFVRDVLVRKLGVREVYLGYNARFGKDRKGDAHLMAKLAQESGFRFGELEPVKKAGGLVSSTAIRELVREGRLAKVERKYGRPFSVFGKVVHGAGRGTKLGFPTANFEVSSEILPPFGVYPVRLREITLRFSGAGRSRAQEVRVRKGPWLKGILNYGYRPTFEQGRRAVPEVFILDFRKKIYGRSFEIAFYPRIREEKAFKGPEALKKQIATDIQKARSCFRKLSGR; encoded by the coding sequence ATGCTTATTCTCAATGACATTGCCGCGTTTGTCCCCGATCCCAGGAAGCCGCTGATTCTCGCCATCGGAAATTTTGACGGGCTGCACCTCGGGCATCAGAAACTGCTCGACCGCGTGATCAAGAGCGCGCGCCGGCAGAATGGGCGCGCCGCGGTGTTCACGTTCCGGGAGCATCCGCAGCACGTGCTGCATCCGAGCTCGAAGCCGCCGCTGCTCACGTCGCCCGAGCACAAGATCTTCCTTTTGAGCGAAGCGGGTGTGGACATCTGCTTTCTGCTGGATTTTACGCCGGCGCTTTCCCGCATGGAGCCCGAGGCGTTTGTCCGTGACGTTCTCGTGCGGAAGCTGGGCGTGCGGGAAGTTTATCTCGGTTACAACGCCCGCTTCGGCAAGGACCGCAAGGGCGACGCGCACCTGATGGCGAAACTGGCCCAGGAGTCCGGGTTTCGTTTCGGCGAACTCGAGCCGGTCAAAAAAGCCGGGGGCCTTGTTTCCAGCACCGCGATCCGGGAGCTGGTCCGCGAAGGCAGGCTGGCAAAGGTCGAAAGAAAATACGGCCGGCCGTTCAGCGTGTTCGGCAAAGTGGTTCATGGGGCCGGGCGGGGAACGAAGCTCGGGTTTCCCACGGCCAATTTCGAGGTCTCGAGCGAGATCCTGCCGCCTTTTGGAGTGTATCCGGTGCGGCTGCGGGAAATCACGCTGCGCTTTTCCGGCGCCGGAAGGTCCAGGGCGCAGGAGGTCCGGGTGCGCAAAGGGCCGTGGCTGAAAGGCATCCTGAATTACGGGTACCGTCCGACGTTCGAGCAGGGAAGGCGGGCCGTGCCGGAAGTCTTCATCCTGGATTTCCGGAAGAAGATCTACGGCCGGAGCTTTGAGATCGCTTTTTATCCGAGGATCCGGGAAGAAAAGGCTTTTAAGGGGCCGGAGGCTTTAAAAAAGCAGATTGCGACCGATATTCAGAAAGCCCGCAGCTGTTTCCGCAAACTTTCCGGCAGGTAA
- the rbfA gene encoding 30S ribosome-binding factor RbfA: MQGKRTDRVAHLMQMELSQLVLTKIKDPRLGFVTITHVDVAPDLRSACVYFSVLGTPEAKKNSQTALERAAGFLQREVSGAIKLRNTPKLVFKLDESLEKGMEIDGILKQIKSTDDTEDGEPSESQDPSEA, translated from the coding sequence ATGCAAGGCAAGCGCACGGACCGTGTGGCCCATCTCATGCAGATGGAACTCAGCCAGCTCGTCCTGACGAAAATCAAAGACCCGCGTTTGGGCTTTGTCACGATTACGCACGTGGACGTGGCGCCGGACCTGCGTTCGGCCTGCGTTTATTTCAGCGTGCTCGGCACGCCGGAGGCCAAAAAGAATTCGCAGACCGCGCTGGAGCGGGCCGCGGGATTCCTGCAGCGGGAAGTGTCCGGCGCGATCAAGCTGAGAAACACCCCGAAGCTCGTATTCAAGCTGGACGAGTCGCTTGAAAAGGGCATGGAAATCGACGGCATTCTGAAACAGATCAAGTCGACAGACGACACAGAAGACGGAGAACCGTCGGAAAGCCAGGACCCGAGTGAAGCGTAA
- a CDS encoding fatty acid desaturase, producing MLANIKIIPAFFIIGVHIGALAAFFTPFRWDAVLLCVVLHWVTGGLGITLTYHRLLTHRSFEVPKPLEYVLSAIASLACQGGPVSWVAAHRLHHTRSDMEGDPHSPLQGFFWAHMGWCMNKSKDIDNFALYSKHAPDLAKDKGLVFLDRIHILWTFLLAAGLYAWGGWPYVIWGVFVRLVLVYHSTWLVNSAAHVWGYKTYDSKDDSRNLWWVALITYGEGWHNNHHAFQHSARHGLKWWEFDSTYLAIQILEKLGLAKAIKLPSQDLLNKKIMAA from the coding sequence ATGCTGGCCAATATCAAAATCATTCCGGCTTTCTTCATTATAGGCGTGCACATCGGCGCCTTGGCGGCCTTCTTTACCCCGTTCCGGTGGGACGCAGTTCTGCTTTGCGTCGTACTTCACTGGGTGACCGGCGGTCTGGGCATTACCCTGACGTACCACCGCCTCTTGACCCATCGCAGCTTTGAAGTTCCGAAGCCTCTGGAATATGTTCTTTCGGCCATTGCCTCGCTTGCCTGCCAGGGCGGCCCGGTTTCCTGGGTGGCGGCTCACCGCCTCCATCACACGCGCTCCGACATGGAAGGCGATCCGCACAGCCCGCTTCAGGGTTTTTTCTGGGCGCACATGGGCTGGTGCATGAACAAAAGCAAGGACATCGATAATTTCGCCCTCTATTCCAAGCACGCTCCGGACCTGGCCAAAGACAAAGGCCTTGTGTTCCTTGACCGCATCCACATTCTCTGGACCTTCCTTCTCGCCGCCGGCCTGTATGCCTGGGGCGGATGGCCCTATGTGATCTGGGGCGTTTTCGTGCGCCTGGTCCTGGTTTATCACTCCACCTGGCTCGTGAATTCCGCAGCCCATGTGTGGGGCTACAAGACCTACGACAGCAAAGATGATTCGAGAAACCTCTGGTGGGTTGCCCTGATCACCTACGGTGAAGGCTGGCACAACAACCATCACGCTTTTCAACACTCCGCGCGCCACGGCCTCAAGTGGTGGGAATTTGATTCCACTTATCTCGCGATCCAGATCCTCGAAAAGCTGGGGCTGGCGAAAGCGATCAAGCTTCCTTCGCAGGATCTTCTGAACAAGAAGATTATGGCGGCGTAA
- the rpsO gene encoding 30S ribosomal protein S15: MALTKENKKKVVTKYQKSKTDTGSAEVQIALLTERINSLEQHFTANAKDHHSRYGLIKMVSRRKKLLTYVRNENPERYKDIITRLELRK, translated from the coding sequence ATGGCATTGACGAAAGAGAATAAAAAGAAAGTTGTGACGAAGTATCAGAAATCCAAGACCGACACCGGCTCCGCCGAGGTTCAGATTGCCCTCCTCACCGAGCGCATCAATTCGCTGGAACAGCATTTTACGGCAAATGCGAAAGACCACCATTCCCGGTACGGCCTTATCAAGATGGTCAGCCGCAGGAAAAAGCTTTTGACGTATGTTCGCAACGAAAATCCTGAGCGTTATAAGGACATCATTACCCGCCTTGAACTCAGGAAATAA